In Terriglobia bacterium, one DNA window encodes the following:
- the dctP gene encoding TRAP transporter substrate-binding protein DctP: MKSLRIYTSRCTRLLGIALTVGCAGGLALPVAIAQVTVKVGSLVPDQSSWRDILLEGFIKWNKLSGGKVRVPPPYWGTQGDDPDLVRKMNLRILDAAVLTSVGLAEIDKSIYALSVPMMYEDYDEVYAVLEKMRPRLESTMEAKGFVVLNWMDGGWLHFFSKKPVATPDDLKKLVLFQWQGDPKSMEIWRSAGFNPRPGSTSDLVTGLQTGSYEAFTASSQVAVIMRYFENAKNMTDINWALILGATVIRKDVWDKIPADIKPALMQVERETGQKLQAAVRQGAGTDVQSMKARGLNVVPIDAKTYEQWRATVDKAKSKIRGDFAPADAYDEALRYRDEYRSQKATKK; this comes from the coding sequence ATGAAATCCTTACGGATATACACCAGTAGATGCACGCGCCTCCTGGGCATCGCGCTTACGGTCGGATGTGCCGGAGGGCTGGCGCTGCCGGTGGCCATTGCTCAGGTGACGGTGAAGGTCGGCTCCTTAGTGCCGGATCAGTCGTCCTGGCGTGATATTCTGCTGGAGGGCTTCATCAAGTGGAACAAGTTGTCCGGTGGGAAGGTGCGCGTCCCCCCACCGTACTGGGGCACACAGGGGGACGACCCCGACCTCGTGCGCAAGATGAACCTGCGCATCCTGGACGCGGCCGTGCTCACCTCCGTGGGGCTTGCCGAGATCGACAAGTCGATTTATGCGCTCAGCGTGCCGATGATGTACGAGGATTATGACGAGGTCTATGCGGTCCTCGAGAAGATGCGCCCCCGGCTCGAAAGCACCATGGAGGCCAAGGGCTTCGTTGTTCTGAACTGGATGGATGGGGGGTGGCTGCATTTTTTCTCCAAGAAGCCTGTCGCCACACCCGACGATCTGAAAAAGCTGGTGCTCTTCCAGTGGCAAGGCGACCCGAAGTCGATGGAGATCTGGAGGTCGGCCGGCTTCAACCCCCGCCCCGGCAGCACCTCGGATCTGGTGACCGGCCTCCAGACCGGGTCCTACGAGGCCTTCACAGCGTCGTCCCAGGTCGCCGTCATTATGCGTTACTTCGAGAACGCGAAGAACATGACCGACATCAACTGGGCACTGATCCTGGGGGCCACCGTGATCAGAAAAGATGTCTGGGACAAGATCCCCGCCGACATCAAGCCTGCGCTGATGCAGGTGGAGCGTGAGACCGGGCAGAAGCTCCAGGCAGCCGTCCGCCAGGGCGCGGGTACCGACGTCCAGAGCATGAAAGCGCGGGGCCTGAACGTCGTCCCGATCGATGCGAAGACGTACGAACAGTGGCGCGCTACTGTCGACAAAGCCAAGAGTAAAATTCGTGGTGACTTTGCGCCGGCAGACGCATACGACGAAGCACTGAGATATCGGGACGAGTACCGCAGCCAAAAGGCGACAAAAAAGTGA